One window from the genome of Syntrophorhabdaceae bacterium encodes:
- a CDS encoding PAS domain S-box protein has product MDITERKKAEEALRESEERLRQAIRVSQSGIFDHDHLTDTIYWSPQQREIFGWGPDETVTLQAFLECIYPEDRERIVATVRRAHDPAGVGLFDVEYRIIHRGGAIRWLTTRSQTFFEGDGGRRRKVRTVGATLDISERKEAEEKIREKEGKYRLLFESANDGIFIHDETGFIDCNEKGAEMYGLPKEEIIGRRPSEFAPERQPDGRLSSEVASEKVQAALSGIPQVFEWKPVRADGSPFDVEITLSRLKLGGKMYLQAIVRDIGERKRLEQEMLKMEKLESLGTLAGGIAHDFNNLLQGIFGYISMAKMSFNQKEKSLAMLEQAENALHQSVSLTTQLLTFSKGGKPVKKQISLLPVIENAAKFALSGSQCYYQLDIEPGLWQVDADGGQLGQVIQNMVLNADHAMPEGGAVVITAKNVLKPDSKHPKLPKGNYVEISVQDRGIGIPKKYLQKIFDPYFTTKEKGSGLGLATSYSVIRNHGGLIDVTSESGKGTKFFIYLPAIEVEKEFKETTEVSSVVRKGKILVMDDDKLVRGVAEELIRTLGHEVDCAKDGIDAIQKFVLARDSGKPFDVVILDLTVKSGMGGEQTIKELREIDPSVKAIVSSGYSNSRAVVDYHSYGFAAFLNKPYSIDSLKNNLNALLR; this is encoded by the coding sequence GTGGACATAACCGAGCGCAAGAAGGCAGAAGAGGCACTGCGAGAAAGCGAGGAGCGATTGCGGCAGGCCATCCGTGTTTCTCAGAGCGGCATCTTCGATCACGACCACCTTACTGACACCATTTACTGGTCGCCTCAGCAACGGGAAATCTTTGGTTGGGGCCCGGATGAAACAGTAACCTTGCAGGCGTTTCTCGAATGTATTTACCCTGAGGACCGTGAGAGAATTGTGGCGACTGTCCGGCGCGCCCACGACCCGGCGGGTGTCGGTCTATTCGACGTTGAGTATCGGATCATACATCGAGGCGGCGCCATTCGCTGGCTGACCACGCGGTCCCAGACGTTCTTTGAGGGTGATGGCGGCAGGCGCCGGAAAGTGCGTACCGTAGGCGCCACCTTGGACATCAGCGAGCGCAAGGAGGCTGAGGAGAAGATCCGGGAAAAAGAAGGGAAGTACCGGTTGCTCTTTGAATCTGCCAATGACGGGATCTTTATCCACGATGAGACCGGCTTCATAGACTGTAACGAGAAAGGCGCCGAGATGTACGGGCTCCCGAAGGAGGAAATCATAGGCCGTCGGCCAAGCGAGTTCGCTCCGGAGCGGCAGCCTGATGGACGGCTTTCGTCCGAAGTGGCCAGCGAAAAGGTCCAGGCGGCATTGAGCGGTATCCCCCAGGTATTCGAGTGGAAGCCGGTGCGTGCTGACGGAAGCCCCTTTGATGTGGAGATCACCCTGAGCCGGCTCAAACTGGGCGGCAAGATGTACTTGCAGGCGATTGTTCGAGACATCGGCGAGCGGAAGCGGTTAGAACAGGAAATGCTCAAAATGGAGAAACTCGAATCCCTTGGGACGTTGGCAGGTGGAATCGCCCACGATTTCAACAACCTGCTGCAGGGCATATTCGGCTACATATCCATGGCAAAAATGAGTTTCAACCAGAAGGAGAAGTCGCTCGCCATGTTAGAGCAGGCCGAGAATGCGCTTCACCAGTCAGTCAGTCTCACGACACAACTGCTGACCTTCTCCAAGGGAGGTAAGCCGGTTAAGAAACAGATTTCCCTTCTGCCTGTGATCGAGAACGCGGCTAAGTTTGCCTTGAGCGGTTCCCAGTGTTACTATCAACTCGATATTGAGCCTGGCTTGTGGCAGGTCGATGCGGACGGGGGGCAGTTGGGGCAGGTGATTCAGAACATGGTGCTGAATGCTGACCATGCCATGCCCGAGGGAGGTGCCGTGGTTATCACTGCAAAGAACGTCCTGAAACCCGACAGCAAGCATCCTAAGCTTCCAAAAGGCAATTATGTCGAGATTTCTGTTCAGGACAGAGGCATTGGCATCCCAAAGAAATACCTCCAGAAAATCTTCGACCCCTATTTTACCACTAAGGAGAAGGGCAGCGGCCTTGGGCTTGCAACCTCCTATTCCGTCATCAGAAACCATGGGGGCTTGATTGATGTAACTTCCGAATCGGGGAAAGGCACAAAGTTCTTTATCTACCTGCCTGCTATTGAAGTGGAAAAGGAGTTTAAGGAAACCACTGAAGTTTCCTCAGTTGTCCGCAAAGGGAAAATCCTTGTCATGGATGACGACAAACTGGTGCGAGGAGTAGCAGAAGAACTGATTAGAACCCTTGGACACGAAGTTGATTGTGCAAAGGACGGAATAGATGCAATACAAAAGTTCGTTCTGGCGAGAGATTCAGGAAAGCCCTTTGATGTAGTTATCCTTGATCTAACGGTAAAGTCTGGCATGGGAGGAGAACAGACCATCAAGGAACTTCGAGAGATAGATCCAAGTGTTAAAGCTATCGTATCAAGTGGATACTCGAACAGTCGCGCGGTGGTAGACTACCATTCCTATGGATTTGCGGCATTCTTAAATAAGCCCTACTCTATCGATTCTCTGAAGAATAATCTGAATGCACTGCTGCGGTGA